A segment of the Polyangiaceae bacterium genome:
ATGCTCGGAGTGTCGCATAGTCTCCAGCAACGAGCGAACCCTGCGGAATACTGAGCCTCCGGACCGGTTCCCTCAGCGTGGGGGACTGGCTCACGCTCGACTTCTGGATCCGGCGCGCTGCGGTCTTGGCGGCGGCCGGGTTCGTTTGCGGAGGCCTGGGCATTGCGCTGGGCTTGGGGGCTCTCGTTGAGACGGGAATTGCGTTGAGTCTGCCGCTACTCGCGCTGGAGGTGTTGTGCGTTCCAATTGCGCTGTTGTGCTTGCTCTCGCGCTGATTGGTTTTGAAGCGAGTGTAAGGGCGAGACGTCCGGCGCGTTCCCGCGCGCCATGACGGATGATCCTCCCGATGCACCACCGCCTCGCCGCGCAGCACAACGTGCCGGACGGCGAGTTCAGTACATCGTGCCGACTCGAAACACGGCTTCGAACTCCTGGCTATTCGCCGCGGTGCTGGCGAGCGTTGGCTGTGCTGCGCCTGCGCCACGGGTGAGTGGTCCGACCGCGGAGCTTGCGACAGTGATCCCGTATGCCCGAGCGCTTGCGCTGGAGTGCGATTCGCCTGGGCCTTCGCTCTCCACAGTGATCCATATCCCCGGGGAATCGAAAGTGCTCATCATGACGGATCCGCCGCAACGCGAGGTCAGCTGGCGCGTCGAAGCTTGCGGGCGTGGTCTCGAGTTCGTCCTCGATTGCTCTGAGGCAGAGCAGGACGACGAGCGCTGTTATCCGCACACTTGGCCAATGCCCGCAGAACTGGCAGTCGGTCCCGCACGTCGGCTCGCGGCAGCGCTGACCGTGGCGCCGCCGTGTTTGCGGAAAGGAGCGGCGGAGTTGGCTTCGGATCGCCGGGTGACGATCTCGCCTCTCACATCTGCGAGGGATTGGTGGAACTCGAAGCTTGAGGTGCGTCGCTGTGGCGGACGGCGGGTGGTAGAAGTTTCGTGTTCCGAGGAACGCTGCGCCGCCCGTGCGTTGACGGAGACGTTGTTTGGGGAAGGCGCCTGTGTGTCCTGTGCGGGCGTCGAGCAGGGCGCCCGGGAACGCTGGGCGGACTAGCTTGATTAACCGCGGGGAAAAATGCCTGGGTGCTCTGGCCTAGGTACTTGTTTTTTGGGGGGGAGGGGATGACATCGCTCGGCGCCGGGCGTTCTCGGGAGCAGACTGGAGGCTTCCGGAACCCCCATGTGGAGACGCAACTGGATCATCCTCGCGGCGCTCGTGACTCACGGCGTGGTCTGGCAGACGCTGTCGTTGTGGCTGCCAGAGGTGCTCAAGCCATTCCTCGGCTGGTGGTTGCTGATTGAGGGACCCGCGCTGCTCTTGAGCTGGGGGATGAGCCTGCTCCCGATTTTCGTGATTGCCGTCTCTGGCGTCCTCTTGCTGCTGGAGGCTGCCATTCGACAACGTCATGTGCTGGTGCGCCTCGTGCTCGCGGTTCCCCTCGTGTTGTGGTGGCTGTCGTGGGGACTGCTCAGCATCGCGGCTGGCGGGTAGCGGATCTCCGCTGCATTCAAGCCTCCACGCTGTCTCCACGAGGTAGCCTCGAACTCGCCTTGGTTGCCGAGTAGGCTGATGGGGACGCTAGATGAAGCTTCGAACCTCACACTTGTTGGTGATTGCGCTGGTCGGCGGCGGGATTGGCGCGTGGTACGGGGTGGGTTCGGCGCGGCGTGGGGACGCGGCGCTGACGCGGATGATCCGTGAGGCAAAGACTCGAGCCGCTCAAGGGTACTTCTGTCACGCACCGCCTGAGCAGGCGTTGCCTCAGGTCGCGGCGCGGGTGGGGGAGCTCGACGCGGAGCGGACGCTCGGGAGCGAGCCCGCGCAGGGCCAGTACCCGCGGGTGGAGCTGGCGATGCTCAACGAGCGCTTGGGCCATACCGAACCGGCCAACGCGCAGTGGGCGCTCGTGCTGAAGGGCTGTGAAGGTGAGGCCTGCAAGCGGGAGCACTGGCGCGAACGGGTGCAGCGGGCGTGCAAGCCATGAACGAAGGCGCTGCGCTCGAGGGTGAACCGAAGATTACCCCGAGGAAACGTGGGAGGCGTTGGTCGCTGGTCTACGCCGTGCCCGCGCTCGTGGTGGGCGTTGGGCTCGGGTTCTTCGCGGCAAGTCTAGCGAGCTCCCGCGCCAGCGAGCGTTTTCCCGAGCTGTTGGCGGCCCAGCAAGCGCATGCTCGGGTGATGTTTTGCGAGGCGCCTCGAGAGCAGAGCTCAAAGGTGATTGGGGAGTATGTGCGCCTGGCGGCGGGCACGGGCGATCAGCTGACGCCCTACGGCGTTGAGCTGCTCGCTCAGGCCGCGGTGCTCGAGGAGCGGGCGCAGCCTGAAGCGGCTGAAGAGAGCTGGAAGAAGGCGGAGAACGCCTGCGGCGGCGCCGGCCTTGCGGCCTGCGGCCGTGAAGCGCTGCGTTCCCTCGCGGAAGCGAGCTGCGGGGGAGGGGAATAGCGGCGGCGCGCGACTTCGTGGACCGAAGCGCGCGCCATGGCGTTCAGAACGGGAGAGTCACTGGCAATAGCCCAGGCCCTCGTAGCCAACTATCGCTTGGCAGGTGCCTTGGGCGCAGTCGCTGCCGCCTGGACGGCAGAGCCACATGCAGGTCTGGTCCAAACACACTCCGGTGTAGAACTCTCCGTACAGCAGGCCGCACAGCGTGCCGTCGGGTTCGGTGCAGGGCTCACCCTCGCTGGCGCTATCTCCCTGGTCCAGGGTGCAAAAGCCACCAGGCACACAGTACTCGCCGCTTCGACAGCCTCCCGTGAGCCAGTAGTCACAGGTCTCCAAGCAGGTGGGGTTCTCGCCTGGTGCACCCGCGCAGACGTGGTCATCAATACAGCCCGTCGATGTGTCGGAGACATCGACGCAATCTCCGAGGTGCTGACCCGTTCCTGACTTGCCGCAGACCCCGTCGCCCGAGATATCGGCGAGGCAGGTTTCGCCGCTTCCGCAGCCCTGCCCGACGGTGCAACCAGTCATGCAGACCCCGGCACCTGAACTGGATACCTGCTCGACGCACACGCCCCCGTTGCAGTTCGTGCTGGAAGCGCACTCCGAGTCGATGCAGCGCAGGGTATCCGGGTCGCAGACGTTGCTGGCGCAAGAGCTCCCGTTCACGCACGCCGTGCCGGTCGGTGAACCCCCGCCCCCAGCGCTTCCTCCACTACCAGAGCTGCCCGAGCTTCCACCGCTGCCTGCCGTTCCGGCACTGCCCGCCGTTCCGCCGTTTCCACCGGTCGCGCCGTTTCCGCCGTTTCCGCCGTTGCCACCGTTTCCGCCGTTTCCGCCGTTTCCACCGCTGCCTTCAATCACGCAGGTTTCGCCGCTCCCTTCGACGGGTGCCGCTTCGCCGGTGAGGTTGTCGATCAAGCACTGCACGGTGCTCTCAGGAATGGCGCGCTTCGCGAGCACACCCTGAGTGCAGCTGAGGAACGTACCGGCGCATCCGAGGCCGGTTGCGCACTCCTCGGTCACCTGATTCACCAGGGAATCACTGAAGGGGAGAATCGCCTGACCGATGATCGCGGTCTCCGGGTTCTCGTCGCTGAAGAAGGCGCTCTCGCAGCCTGGTGCGCCGAACGCGCACTCGGAGCAGAACGAGGAGGCGAGCTGGGTATGGGCTGCAGTGGGGGTGAGGGAGCTGAACCCGGCACCGAGGCACGACGTCATCGAGCCTTCGCCGCGGTTGATGCAGTCCGTGACACCGTTGAGAAACGGCTCACTCAACAGGTCGACGATGCTCGCGCAGTCCGTGACCAGAGCGGTGTCGCAGGGAGTCGCCGCGCCACACTGAGTGACGTAGTCGTCCAGGGATTTGCAGAGCGCCTCTCCTGGAGTCAGTTGGGGGTTGGCTTGATTGCCACCGCCGTCGCTACTGGAGCAGGCGAGCGGGATGACGAGGAGGGAGGCGATGGAGAGTTTTGAAAAGCGAGTCATGATATTACCGCGGGGAAAGTATCGGCCGAGGGCGCAAATCTTGCCGAAATCACGCTGGAGGCCATCGGGCGTGTTGAGGGAAGCATCAGTCTGGCAGCGCGTATCCCCGAGGTACACTCGCGCTCATTCGTGACCCTCGAAACCGAAAGATGTGTGTATTATCCACGCGTTATGCGTGGGTGTCCGAGCTGAGGCCGCTGGGCGCTCGTGGTTCTGGTTTGGGATCGCCAGACACGATAAGAGCGTGGCATATGGCAGCAAAGCGCAAGTCGCAGGACGAGGTTCCGGGAAAACCTCGGCGTATGCCGCGCACGCTCCAGGGGAAGCAGATCGTGGACAGCGTGCTGATTGCTGCGGAGCGAGTCGTTGCGGCTGGGGGATCGGTGGGTGCCATCCGCATGAACGATCTCGCGCGTGAGGCAGGCGTCAGCGTTGGCTCGGTCTATCACTACTTTCCCAACCGCCAGGCCATCGTCGCGGAGCTCGCGCGGCGTCTGGAGTCCCGGGGGATGGAGCTCGCTACCGAGGCGATCGTTACCGTGCGGCATCAAAATACGCTCGATGCGTTGCGGGTGATCGTGAGGCTCCTTCACTCTCGCCGCTTGGGGGACCCGGTGATGCGTCG
Coding sequences within it:
- a CDS encoding TetR/AcrR family transcriptional regulator translates to MAAKRKSQDEVPGKPRRMPRTLQGKQIVDSVLIAAERVVAAGGSVGAIRMNDLAREAGVSVGSVYHYFPNRQAIVAELARRLESRGMELATEAIVTVRHQNTLDALRVIVRLLHSRRLGDPVMRRSLLRDVPPSWIEDHVRQIDNGVHAMLVQWLSERRSELRPADLELQVFIASHAVEAVVERAQLYRPELLESEAFWDELAELAWRFLRADSERAREPS